A genomic region of Deltaproteobacteria bacterium contains the following coding sequences:
- the kdsB gene encoding 3-deoxy-manno-octulosonate cytidylyltransferase produces the protein MSVVCIIPSRYRSSRFNGKPLADLCGRPMIQHVYERVMQAKTLSYAAVATDDERIFAAVEKFGGRAVMTSPRHRSGTDRIAEAVAGLNLAANDIVVNIQGDQPLFEPAQIDEVAAPLLADPSLPMATLIYKIVREEEIFHPHAVKVVFDSDYFALYFSRATIPYVRDRGMKTDYYKHHGIYAYRKAFLDTFTNLPEGKLEKLEALEQLRALEYGYRIKIVITEHDSVEVDTPEELARVRDIIMGKDQERNL, from the coding sequence GTGAGCGTCGTCTGTATCATCCCCTCACGATACCGTTCCAGCCGGTTTAACGGCAAACCCTTGGCCGATCTCTGCGGCCGGCCCATGATCCAGCACGTCTATGAGCGCGTCATGCAGGCCAAGACGCTATCCTATGCCGCCGTGGCAACTGATGATGAACGGATCTTCGCTGCGGTGGAAAAGTTCGGCGGCCGGGCGGTCATGACCTCGCCTCGGCACCGTTCCGGCACCGACCGGATTGCCGAGGCGGTAGCCGGTCTGAATCTGGCGGCAAACGACATCGTGGTAAATATCCAGGGCGATCAGCCCCTCTTTGAACCCGCCCAGATTGATGAAGTGGCGGCGCCGCTCTTAGCCGATCCCTCCCTCCCGATGGCGACGCTGATCTATAAAATCGTGCGTGAGGAAGAAATCTTCCACCCCCATGCCGTCAAGGTCGTCTTTGACAGCGACTATTTTGCCCTCTATTTTTCCCGCGCCACGATCCCCTATGTGCGAGACAGAGGCATGAAGACCGACTACTACAAGCATCACGGCATTTACGCCTACCGGAAAGCTTTTCTCGATACCTTCACTAATCTACCCGAGGGCAAGCTCGAAAAGCTGGAGGCCCTGGAACAGCTCCGGGCGCTTGAATATGGCTATCGCATCAAGATTGTGATAACGGAGCATGACTCCGTGGAAGTCGACACCCCTGAGGAATTGGCGCGCGTGCGCGACATAATTATGGGAAAAGATCAGGAAAGGAACCTATGA
- the rfaD gene encoding ADP-glyceromanno-heptose 6-epimerase, protein MIVVTGGAGFIGSAFIWKLNKEGIDDIIIVDELGESYKWRNLVKRQYADYLHKDDFLKMILAEKLPFNVRALIHMGACSATTERDADYLMENNYHYTCRLAAWAMKQNVRFIYASSAATYGNGALGFSDADDQTRTLQPINMYGYSKQLFDLWVLRRKAEHKIVGVKFFNVFGPQEYHKEDMTSVVYKAFHQIREQGKVRLFRSHRPDFGDGEQVRDFVYVKDCVNVLWWLLKNREVNGIFNLGTGRARTWNDLVAAVFAALDIKPEIEYIEMPPAIRDQYQYFTEAKMDKLKQVGCPLPFGTLEATVRDYVTGYLQKADPYL, encoded by the coding sequence ATGATAGTCGTAACCGGCGGCGCCGGCTTTATCGGGAGCGCCTTCATCTGGAAGCTGAACAAGGAAGGGATTGACGATATCATTATCGTTGATGAGCTCGGTGAGTCTTATAAATGGCGGAACCTCGTCAAGCGACAGTACGCCGACTACCTCCACAAGGATGATTTCCTGAAGATGATCCTCGCGGAAAAGCTGCCCTTCAATGTGCGGGCGCTGATCCACATGGGGGCCTGCTCGGCCACGACGGAACGGGATGCCGACTACCTGATGGAAAACAACTACCACTATACCTGTCGGCTGGCGGCCTGGGCTATGAAACAGAATGTCCGTTTCATCTATGCCAGTTCGGCGGCGACTTACGGCAACGGCGCCCTGGGTTTTTCCGATGCCGACGACCAGACCAGGACGCTGCAACCCATCAATATGTATGGTTACTCCAAGCAGCTCTTCGACCTCTGGGTGCTGCGCCGGAAGGCGGAACACAAGATCGTGGGGGTGAAATTCTTCAATGTCTTCGGTCCCCAGGAGTACCATAAGGAAGATATGACGAGCGTCGTTTACAAGGCCTTCCACCAGATCCGGGAGCAGGGCAAGGTGCGCCTTTTCAGGTCCCATCGTCCCGATTTCGGTGACGGCGAACAGGTCAGGGATTTCGTTTATGTTAAGGACTGCGTAAATGTCCTGTGGTGGCTCCTGAAGAACCGGGAGGTAAACGGCATCTTCAATCTCGGCACGGGCCGGGCGCGGACCTGGAATGACCTGGTAGCGGCTGTCTTTGCGGCACTTGATATTAAACCGGAGATTGAATATATCGAGATGCCGCCCGCCATCCGCGATCAGTACCAGTACTTTACGGAAGCTAAAATGGACAAGCTGAAACAGGTCGGCTGCCCGCTGCCTTTCGGCACGCTGGAAGCAACTGTCCGGGACTATGTAACCGGCTACCTGCAAAAAGCCGATCCCTATTTGTGA